The Catenuloplanes niger genome includes a window with the following:
- the helR gene encoding RNA polymerase recycling motor ATPase HelR has protein sequence MPQNPCSNAGTWQFGGILVSAFALPDGLAAKAAPALIDADERHFAAIGDALRRQLDDLSARLDEARRSAAGKGRQAVDRDQEVRRLSTRLRTLRRYRLDLCLGRMVDAVTGDTVYVGRLGLTDGDGGRLLTDWRSPAAEPFFGATHANPMGLASRRRYRWTRGRVTDYWDEVFTPDGLAGHAALDDQSAFIASLGDTRTARMRDVLGTIQADQDAIIRAGSAGTLVVDGGPGTGKTVVALHRTAYLLYSDPRLGHRRGGVLFVGPHEPYLAYVSDVLPSLGEEGVLSCTLRDLVPEGADAGEEKDPAVARLKSSTDMVRAVEAAVRFYEEPPAAATTVEGLRVSADDWAEAFGAAAGIPHNEAREPVIDELVAILTDRYDADPADLRPGLRAALHRAWPMLDAADLIADLWSVPAYLRRCAPRLSPAEIAALQRADPRAWTVADLPLLDAARHRLGDAGADRRRRHRNAAVAAQRAGMAAVVDDLIASNVHDDGEGLMQMLVQQDLRDVLVDEAVLPEAETDRLTGPFAHIVVDEAQELTDAEWQMLLLRCPSRSLTVVGDRAQARHGFTESWQDRLTRAGLDRIELASLSINYRTPSEVMAEAAPVIRAVLPDANVPRSVRDSGLPVVHARVEDLDLILARHAAGEGTAVVIGHPAFTGSARVRSLTPELAKGLEFDLVVLVDPASFGDGVPGAVDRYVAMTRATRQLVVLTSHP, from the coding sequence ATGCCGCAGAATCCTTGCTCGAACGCCGGAACATGGCAATTTGGGGGGATTCTCGTGAGCGCGTTTGCTCTGCCGGACGGGCTGGCGGCCAAGGCCGCACCCGCGCTGATCGACGCGGACGAGCGGCACTTCGCCGCGATCGGGGACGCGTTGCGCCGTCAGCTCGACGACCTGTCCGCCCGGCTCGACGAGGCCCGCCGGAGCGCCGCGGGCAAGGGGCGGCAGGCGGTCGACCGCGACCAGGAGGTGCGCCGGCTGTCCACCCGGTTGCGCACGCTGCGCCGCTACCGCCTGGACCTGTGCCTGGGCCGGATGGTCGACGCGGTCACCGGCGACACCGTCTACGTCGGACGGCTCGGGCTCACCGACGGCGACGGCGGCCGGCTGCTGACCGACTGGCGCTCGCCCGCGGCCGAACCGTTCTTCGGCGCCACCCACGCGAACCCGATGGGCCTGGCCAGCCGCCGCCGCTACCGGTGGACCCGCGGGCGGGTCACCGACTACTGGGACGAGGTGTTCACCCCGGACGGTCTGGCGGGGCACGCGGCGCTGGACGACCAGTCCGCGTTCATCGCCAGCCTCGGCGACACCCGGACCGCGCGCATGCGCGACGTGCTCGGCACCATCCAGGCCGACCAGGACGCGATCATCCGCGCCGGGTCCGCCGGCACGCTCGTGGTCGACGGCGGCCCGGGCACCGGCAAGACCGTGGTCGCGCTGCACCGCACCGCGTACCTGCTCTACTCCGACCCGCGGCTCGGCCATCGGCGCGGCGGCGTGCTCTTCGTCGGCCCGCACGAGCCCTACCTGGCGTACGTCTCCGACGTGCTGCCCAGCCTCGGCGAGGAGGGCGTGCTCTCCTGCACGCTGCGCGACCTGGTGCCGGAGGGCGCGGACGCCGGCGAGGAGAAGGACCCCGCGGTGGCCCGCCTGAAGTCGTCCACGGACATGGTCCGCGCGGTCGAGGCCGCGGTCCGGTTCTACGAGGAGCCGCCCGCGGCCGCGACCACGGTCGAGGGCCTGCGGGTGAGCGCGGACGACTGGGCCGAGGCCTTCGGCGCGGCCGCCGGCATCCCGCACAACGAGGCCCGCGAGCCCGTCATCGACGAACTCGTCGCGATCCTGACCGACCGGTACGACGCCGATCCGGCCGACCTGCGCCCCGGCCTGCGCGCCGCGCTGCACCGGGCCTGGCCGATGCTCGACGCGGCCGACCTGATCGCCGACCTCTGGTCGGTCCCCGCCTACCTGCGCCGCTGCGCGCCCCGGCTGAGCCCGGCCGAGATCGCCGCGCTGCAACGCGCGGACCCGCGCGCCTGGACCGTCGCGGACCTGCCGCTGCTCGACGCGGCGCGGCACCGGCTCGGCGACGCCGGCGCCGACCGGCGGCGACGGCACCGGAACGCGGCCGTGGCCGCCCAGCGCGCCGGCATGGCCGCGGTCGTCGACGACCTGATCGCCTCGAACGTCCACGACGACGGCGAGGGCCTGATGCAGATGCTGGTCCAGCAGGACCTGCGGGACGTGCTGGTCGACGAGGCGGTGCTGCCCGAGGCCGAGACCGACCGGCTGACCGGCCCGTTCGCGCACATCGTGGTGGACGAGGCCCAGGAACTCACCGACGCCGAATGGCAGATGCTGCTGCTGCGCTGCCCGTCCCGCAGCCTCACCGTGGTCGGCGACCGCGCCCAGGCCCGGCACGGCTTCACCGAGTCGTGGCAGGACCGGCTGACCCGGGCCGGCCTGGACCGGATCGAGCTGGCGTCGCTGAGCATCAACTACCGCACCCCGTCCGAGGTGATGGCCGAGGCCGCCCCGGTGATCCGCGCCGTGCTCCCGGACGCGAACGTGCCCCGCTCGGTCCGCGACAGCGGCCTCCCGGTCGTACACGCGCGGGTCGAGGATCTTGATCTGATCCTGGCGCGGCACGCCGCCGGCGAGGGCACCGCCGTGGTCATCGGGCACCCGGCGTTCACCGGCTCCGCCCGCGTGCGGTCACTGACCCCCGAACTGGCCAAGGGACTCGAGTTCGACCTGGTCGTCCTGGTCGACCCGGCCTCCTTCGGCGACGGCGTCCCCGGCGCGGTCGACCGCTACGTCGCGATGACCAGGGCGACCCGGCAACTGGTGGTCCTCACGAGCCACCCATGA
- a CDS encoding DoxX family protein — MTLARDLAILVARIGIGAVFIAHGWQKLVTNGVDGTAGFFGSVGIPLPTAAAWFAALVEVGGGAALILGLLTPVFGALLALNMLGAYIFVHAGNGMFVDTGGAELVLVLGAGALMLAAVGAGRFSVDALLMPVLRRRAPEPATA; from the coding sequence ATGACCCTGGCCCGCGATCTCGCGATCCTCGTCGCCCGCATCGGTATCGGCGCGGTCTTCATCGCACACGGCTGGCAGAAGCTGGTCACCAACGGAGTGGACGGCACGGCCGGATTCTTCGGCAGCGTCGGCATCCCGCTGCCGACCGCGGCGGCCTGGTTCGCCGCGCTGGTCGAGGTCGGCGGCGGCGCCGCACTGATCCTCGGCCTGCTCACGCCGGTCTTCGGCGCGCTGCTCGCGCTGAACATGCTCGGCGCCTACATCTTCGTGCACGCCGGCAACGGCATGTTCGTCGACACCGGCGGCGCGGAGCTGGTGCTGGTTCTCGGTGCCGGCGCGCTGATGCTGGCCGCGGTCGGCGCCGGCCGGTTCAGCGTGGACGCTCTGCTCATGCCGGTGCTGCGCCGTCGCGCGCCGGAGCCGGCGACGGCCTGA
- a CDS encoding cold-shock protein, which yields MATGTVKWFNADKGFGFIVQDEGGADVFAHFSAIATSGYRSLEENQRVEFEITQGQKGPQAANIRPL from the coding sequence ATGGCCACCGGCACCGTGAAGTGGTTCAACGCCGACAAGGGATTCGGCTTCATCGTTCAGGACGAGGGCGGCGCGGACGTCTTCGCGCACTTCTCCGCGATTGCCACGAGCGGCTACCGCAGCCTCGAAGAGAACCAGCGGGTCGAGTTCGAGATCACGCAGGGCCAGAAGGGCCCGCAGGCCGCGAACATCCGCCCGCTCTGA
- a CDS encoding S1 family peptidase, which translates to MQLRRTLALGAAAIAAVLFGPAGPAEAAPARPAAAGPAPAAPALAAPATLASTIALNNCSASLVRYPTSAGGDRAMMLTNGHCYEGGFIGSGTVLRNVSSTRQGTLLDASGGALGRVRADLVLYATMTGTDVALYRLNTTFAALRSQYGATPLTISGSRTAAGTSMSVPSGYWKRVWNCTVDGFVPTLREDQWSWRDSIRYDAGCDTIGGTSGSPIVDDATGAVIGVNNTGNESGGRCTLNNPCEVAANGTVTVLRGRGYGQQTYWFTTCLTSSRTIDLTISGCLLPR; encoded by the coding sequence ATGCAGCTTCGACGGACACTCGCGCTCGGTGCCGCCGCGATCGCCGCCGTCCTCTTCGGTCCCGCCGGGCCGGCGGAGGCCGCGCCGGCCCGTCCCGCAGCCGCCGGGCCCGCACCCGCGGCGCCCGCGCTCGCCGCACCCGCCACGCTGGCCTCGACCATCGCGCTCAACAACTGCTCGGCGTCGCTGGTGCGCTACCCCACCTCGGCCGGCGGCGACCGCGCGATGATGCTGACCAACGGCCACTGCTACGAGGGCGGCTTCATCGGCTCCGGCACCGTGCTGCGCAACGTGTCCAGCACCCGGCAGGGCACGCTGCTCGACGCGAGCGGCGGCGCGCTCGGCCGGGTCCGCGCCGACCTGGTCCTCTACGCCACCATGACCGGCACGGACGTCGCGCTCTACCGGCTGAACACCACGTTCGCGGCGCTGCGGAGCCAGTACGGCGCCACGCCGCTCACCATCTCCGGCAGCCGGACCGCCGCCGGCACGTCGATGTCCGTCCCGTCCGGCTACTGGAAGCGCGTCTGGAACTGCACGGTGGACGGTTTCGTCCCCACGCTCCGCGAGGACCAGTGGTCCTGGCGGGACTCCATCCGGTACGACGCCGGCTGCGACACGATCGGCGGCACGTCCGGCTCGCCGATCGTCGACGACGCCACCGGTGCGGTGATCGGCGTCAACAACACCGGCAACGAGTCCGGTGGCCGCTGCACGCTCAACAACCCGTGCGAGGTCGCGGCGAACGGCACGGTCACGGTGCTCCGAGGCCGCGGCTACGGCCAGCAGACGTACTGGTTCACCACGTGCCTGACCTCGTCCCGGACCATCGACCTGACCATCTCCGGCTGCCTGTTGCCGCGCTGA
- a CDS encoding aspartate aminotransferase family protein, which translates to MSSHLAEYTGNGIYLTAHDEQYIDCASGTFNVSLGYSAKEVVDALHRQLDRLAHLTSEHTRDASARIFESMREYLPPHIGAFWFRDITGSTANEAAIRIAQKATGNTDVFSLFLSHHGQSVAATGISGNAFRHRSFTLPFPGSVKVPAPDCANCFFGQTPDRCGLLCATRVADFAEYASSGRIAALIIEPVLGNGGNLVPPDGYFRELRRVCDDLGILIIADEVQTGFGRTGTFFASTGVARELRPDIITFAKGAGGIGIPVAGVLMRPELDVLEPWEHSSTAGANPLSLTALEETVRYIRDHDVLDNVTAVEQPLLDGLRALERDYVTVSNPRGVGLMQAFDLPDSDAVHRFLPIARRHGLIMRGSRYGFGRAVKVRPPLIITPEQVDELLVRLRAALHTFTEEGS; encoded by the coding sequence TTGAGCTCGCATCTCGCCGAGTACACCGGCAACGGGATCTATCTGACCGCACACGACGAGCAGTACATCGACTGCGCGTCCGGCACGTTCAACGTTTCGCTCGGCTATTCCGCCAAAGAGGTTGTCGACGCACTTCACCGGCAATTGGACCGCCTCGCCCACCTGACGTCCGAGCACACGCGGGACGCCTCGGCGCGCATATTTGAATCGATGCGCGAATATCTCCCGCCGCACATCGGCGCGTTCTGGTTCCGGGACATCACCGGCTCGACCGCGAACGAGGCCGCGATCCGGATCGCCCAGAAGGCCACCGGGAACACCGACGTCTTCTCGCTCTTCCTGTCCCACCACGGCCAGTCCGTGGCCGCGACCGGCATCTCCGGCAACGCGTTCCGGCACCGGTCGTTCACGCTGCCGTTCCCGGGTTCGGTGAAGGTGCCGGCGCCGGACTGCGCCAACTGCTTCTTCGGCCAGACGCCGGACCGGTGCGGGCTGCTCTGCGCCACCCGGGTCGCGGACTTCGCCGAGTACGCGTCCAGCGGCCGGATCGCCGCACTGATCATCGAGCCGGTGCTCGGCAACGGCGGCAACCTGGTGCCGCCGGACGGCTACTTCCGCGAGCTGCGCCGGGTCTGCGACGACCTCGGCATCCTGATCATCGCGGACGAGGTGCAGACCGGCTTCGGGCGCACCGGCACGTTCTTCGCCTCCACCGGCGTCGCGCGCGAGCTGCGACCGGACATCATCACGTTCGCCAAGGGCGCGGGCGGCATCGGCATCCCGGTCGCGGGCGTGCTGATGCGGCCCGAGCTGGACGTGCTGGAGCCGTGGGAGCACTCCAGCACCGCGGGCGCGAACCCGCTGTCGCTGACCGCGCTGGAGGAGACGGTCCGCTACATCCGCGACCACGACGTGCTGGACAACGTGACCGCCGTGGAGCAGCCGCTGCTGGACGGCCTGCGCGCTCTCGAGCGCGACTATGTAACCGTTTCCAACCCGCGCGGCGTCGGGCTCATGCAGGCGTTCGACCTGCCGGACTCGGACGCGGTGCACCGGTTCCTGCCGATCGCCCGGCGGCACGGCCTGATCATGCGCGGCAGCCGGTACGGCTTCGGCCGCGCGGTCAAGGTCCGGCCACCCCTGATCATCACGCCCGAGCAGGTCGACGAGCTGCTCGTCCGTCTCCGCGCGGCACTGCACACCTTCACCGAGGAGGGGTCATGA
- a CDS encoding zinc-dependent alcohol dehydrogenase, whose product MKALRYGSAWNVDLADVPDLHVTGDDDVVVDIAYCGICGTDLGIVSGAYPVAVPGVTLGHEASGVVAEVGAGVTTIAPGDRVVINPTPYCGRCRMCRTGRINHCVGKHGTESGVSYDGAFAGRYRTTSAFVHRVPDHVPLRAAALTEPLSCVVTGVRKIQPTSLAMNTYVIGAGPLGLLYAWMLSLKGLNPTVVERSPARLDFARDRLPAGSRITAGLDGENDLDIVVDTTSHFLEELLPRMAPGGTFMSIGLKERVAAIDTMLIGDRSLNIIGSIDSLHGSFEEAFHLIVSGRVPAQRLISHTVPLADYRKGFAALGCDIDARAVGAAPEASCKVLLMPGEHVA is encoded by the coding sequence ATGAAGGCTCTCAGATACGGATCGGCCTGGAACGTGGACCTCGCGGACGTGCCGGACCTCCACGTGACCGGCGACGACGACGTCGTGGTCGACATCGCCTACTGCGGCATCTGCGGCACCGACCTGGGCATCGTCTCCGGCGCCTACCCGGTCGCGGTCCCCGGTGTCACGCTCGGCCACGAGGCCTCCGGGGTCGTGGCCGAGGTCGGCGCGGGCGTCACCACGATCGCGCCCGGCGACCGCGTGGTGATCAACCCGACGCCGTACTGCGGGCGCTGCCGGATGTGCCGCACCGGCCGGATCAACCACTGTGTGGGCAAGCACGGCACGGAGAGCGGCGTCAGCTACGACGGCGCGTTCGCCGGGCGGTACCGGACCACGTCCGCGTTCGTGCACCGCGTCCCGGACCACGTGCCGCTGCGCGCGGCCGCGCTGACCGAGCCGCTCAGCTGCGTCGTCACCGGCGTGCGGAAGATCCAGCCGACGTCGCTGGCGATGAACACCTACGTGATCGGCGCGGGCCCGCTCGGCCTGCTCTACGCCTGGATGCTGTCGCTGAAGGGCCTGAACCCGACCGTGGTCGAGCGGTCCCCGGCCCGCCTCGACTTCGCCCGCGACCGGCTGCCGGCCGGCAGCCGGATCACGGCCGGCCTGGACGGGGAGAACGACCTCGACATCGTCGTCGACACCACCTCGCACTTCCTGGAGGAGCTGTTGCCGCGGATGGCGCCGGGCGGCACGTTCATGTCGATCGGGCTCAAGGAGCGGGTCGCCGCGATCGACACCATGCTCATCGGCGACCGCAGCCTGAACATCATCGGCTCGATCGACTCGCTGCACGGCTCGTTCGAGGAGGCGTTCCACCTGATCGTCTCCGGCCGGGTCCCGGCGCAGCGACTGATCAGCCACACGGTGCCGCTGGCCGACTACCGCAAGGGATTCGCGGCGCTCGGCTGCGACATCGACGCCCGGGCCGTGGGCGCGGCACCGGAGGCGAGCTGCAAGGTGCTGCTGATGCCGGGTGAGCACGTTGCCTGA
- a CDS encoding glycosyltransferase family 2 protein codes for MSTLPEISVVIPYRGRPDNLRLALSSLAEQTLAPQVVIGAMEYSAEYVAICREFTPALEIVSVLSAAPWKVGEARNLALRQATGEVVVLMDVDMTLPSRALENLYRRHFGYGQRVCVVGQMLDYDNNTGDVTSVVAQPWEHYRKVLDDLQAQDVVDADPRLHTPHVIPWSFAWTALIALRRDATPFFDEAFTGYGVEDLEWAYRVSRSGTPIVMGRDLYGVHLPHVRDVAANRRTEAANYRYFLRRWPGHDVELACALGDFEANAAYPELLRALGGARLSVVLEPGDVLTVGVPDDDPRPAARERFPIVGLALPYEDHSIAEARLLPPVLRLGSRFTGLVRAEAHRVARTVTEEVPS; via the coding sequence GTGAGCACGTTGCCTGAGATCAGCGTGGTCATCCCGTACCGGGGACGGCCGGACAACCTGCGGTTGGCACTGTCCTCGCTGGCCGAGCAGACGCTCGCCCCGCAGGTCGTGATCGGCGCGATGGAGTACAGCGCGGAGTACGTGGCGATCTGCCGCGAGTTCACGCCCGCGCTGGAGATCGTCTCGGTGCTCTCCGCCGCGCCGTGGAAGGTCGGCGAGGCCCGCAACCTGGCACTGCGCCAGGCCACCGGCGAGGTCGTGGTGCTGATGGACGTGGACATGACGCTCCCGTCCCGGGCGCTGGAAAACCTCTACCGCCGCCATTTCGGGTACGGGCAGCGCGTCTGCGTGGTCGGCCAGATGCTCGACTACGACAACAACACCGGCGACGTGACGTCGGTCGTCGCGCAGCCGTGGGAGCACTACCGCAAGGTGCTCGACGACCTCCAGGCCCAGGACGTGGTCGACGCGGACCCGCGCCTGCACACGCCGCACGTGATCCCGTGGTCGTTCGCCTGGACCGCGCTGATCGCGCTGCGCCGGGACGCCACGCCGTTCTTCGACGAGGCCTTCACCGGGTACGGCGTGGAGGACCTGGAGTGGGCCTACCGGGTCAGCCGGTCCGGCACCCCGATCGTGATGGGCCGCGACCTGTACGGCGTGCACCTGCCGCACGTGCGCGACGTCGCGGCGAACCGGCGCACCGAGGCCGCCAACTACCGGTACTTCCTGCGCCGCTGGCCCGGCCACGACGTGGAACTGGCCTGCGCGCTCGGCGACTTCGAGGCGAACGCGGCCTACCCCGAGCTGCTGCGCGCGCTCGGCGGTGCCCGGCTGTCCGTGGTCCTCGAACCCGGCGACGTGCTCACCGTCGGCGTGCCCGACGACGACCCACGGCCCGCGGCCCGGGAACGGTTCCCGATCGTCGGCCTGGCACTGCCCTACGAGGACCACAGCATCGCCGAGGCCCGCCTGCTGCCGCCGGTGCTCCGGCTCGGCAGCCGCTTCACCGGCCTGGTGCGCGCCGAGGCGCACCGGGTCGCCCGCACCGTGACCGAGGAGGTCCCGTCGTGA
- a CDS encoding glycosyltransferase family 2 protein — MIVHRDPRWFPALFWTFLALATAFVVWRTAVVNWTVWYGPAAWLIELFGVLTSICFMLTLRRAASAAPRTVEEVVATVDILIPTANEPPLVLEPTVIGAMRVRGVRDVLVLDDGDRPEVREMAARHGARYVARTTNEGAKAGNLNNGLRFTDAEFVVTLDADHIPLPEFVERTVGYFDDPRVGFVQSPQSFYNQESFTFRGEKGWHEQGMFYGGIQPTKNYTNSAIYTGTSAMLRRAAIDSAGGFAPDTPTEDIHTSLRIHARGWKSIYLGESLAYGLEVENLREYYRTRRRWAAGSLRLLFRHPDSPLRVRGLTGWQRLNYFSAMITHLQGPTRVLYLLAPLAALITGVAPVTGPYSQYGFAFLAFTVVSVWIVVVFGRGHYHLLHSEAFGVADTVPMISALKALVGNDRKFGVTVKRTDRTSSTSLKNTYRLYTLAGIAVLTLAVVRLIQGEHVAIAAWAGAFIALSTGYALAFLISMERYERAPGEPWYAALTPAELYDAVVARGGSRRLVTA, encoded by the coding sequence GTGATCGTGCACCGTGACCCGCGCTGGTTCCCCGCGCTGTTCTGGACGTTCCTCGCGCTCGCCACCGCGTTCGTGGTGTGGCGGACCGCGGTGGTCAACTGGACCGTCTGGTACGGCCCGGCCGCCTGGCTGATCGAGCTGTTCGGCGTGCTCACCTCGATCTGCTTCATGCTCACGCTGCGCAGGGCGGCGAGCGCGGCACCCCGTACCGTCGAGGAGGTGGTGGCGACGGTCGACATCCTGATCCCGACCGCGAACGAGCCGCCGCTCGTGCTCGAACCCACGGTGATCGGCGCGATGCGCGTGCGTGGCGTCCGGGACGTGCTGGTGCTCGACGACGGCGACCGGCCCGAGGTGCGCGAGATGGCGGCCCGGCACGGCGCCCGCTACGTCGCGCGGACCACGAACGAGGGCGCCAAGGCCGGCAACCTCAACAACGGGCTGCGGTTCACGGACGCGGAGTTCGTGGTCACGCTGGACGCCGACCACATACCGCTGCCGGAGTTCGTCGAGCGGACCGTCGGCTACTTCGACGACCCGCGCGTCGGGTTCGTGCAGTCGCCGCAGAGCTTCTACAACCAGGAGTCGTTCACGTTCCGCGGCGAGAAGGGGTGGCACGAGCAGGGCATGTTCTACGGCGGCATCCAGCCGACCAAGAACTACACCAACAGCGCGATCTACACCGGTACGTCCGCGATGCTGCGCCGGGCCGCGATCGACTCGGCCGGCGGGTTCGCCCCGGACACGCCGACCGAGGACATCCACACGTCGCTGCGCATCCACGCCCGCGGCTGGAAGTCGATCTACCTGGGTGAGTCGCTCGCGTACGGCCTCGAGGTGGAGAACCTGCGCGAGTACTACCGGACCCGGCGGCGGTGGGCGGCCGGCAGCCTGCGCCTGCTGTTCCGGCACCCGGACTCGCCGCTGCGGGTGCGCGGCCTGACCGGCTGGCAGCGGCTCAACTACTTCAGCGCGATGATCACGCACCTGCAGGGGCCGACGCGTGTGCTCTACCTGCTGGCCCCGCTGGCCGCGCTGATCACCGGCGTCGCACCGGTCACCGGACCGTACAGCCAGTACGGTTTTGCCTTCCTGGCCTTCACGGTCGTGTCGGTGTGGATCGTGGTGGTGTTCGGCCGCGGCCACTACCACCTGCTCCACAGCGAGGCGTTCGGCGTGGCGGACACCGTACCGATGATCTCGGCCCTGAAGGCGCTGGTCGGCAACGACCGCAAGTTCGGCGTCACGGTCAAGCGCACCGACCGGACCTCCAGCACCTCGCTGAAGAACACCTACCGGCTGTACACGCTGGCCGGCATCGCGGTGCTCACGCTCGCGGTGGTGCGGCTGATCCAGGGCGAGCACGTCGCGATCGCGGCCTGGGCCGGCGCGTTCATCGCGCTCAGCACCGGATACGCGCTGGCGTTCCTGATCTCGATGGAACGGTACGAGCGGGCGCCCGGCGAGCCGTGGTACGCCGCGCTCACCCCGGCCGAGCTGTACGACGCGGTCGTCGCCCGCGGCGGGTCACGCCGCCTGGTCACGGCCTGA